AGAAACCCCAGCTCCTGTAGCTGAAAGGAAGATAGAAATCAGAACAATGTATGACCATTTGCAATAAATTTAATAAACTTAAATAATTTCAACAAATCACCCTTAGCCGTATGGCAGGGGTGTTTTGTTTTTTGGGCCTAAAATTTGACAAAAATTAAAAATTGTGTTAGAATTAAGATATTATTATATATATCTATTTTCTCAAATATGGCTAATCTTAGACTGCCAAATGATTTGGTTTTGGCAATTACCTATAATTGCAATTCAAAATGCCGCATGTGCAATATCTGGAAAACAGAGCAAATGCCAGTTTTAGATTTGGCAGAATATAAAAAATTGCCCCAGAACTTAAAAGAAGTAAATATAACTGGCGGTGAGCCATTTCTTAGCCCTAATTTAATTGAAATAATCAAAATATTAGTAAACCTAAATCCTCTGGTTAGGATTATTATTTCAACTAATGGCTTTGCTACGGAATTAATCAAGACCAAGATGCAGGAAATTTTAAAAATTAAGCCTGATATTGGCCTGGGGGTTTCAGTAGATGGCATAGGCGCAGCTCATGATCAGATAAGAGGTATTTCCGACGGTTTTGACAAGGTTATGGCTACGATTAAGGCACTTCAAGCCATGGAGGTAAAGGATTTACGCTTGGCCTTTACGGCCGGGGATTATAATATCTTAGAATTAAATAAGGTTTATAAATTAGCCCAGGAATTAGGCGTGGAATTTAGCTTGGCTGCGATTCACAATGCTGATAATTATTTTAATACCGTAGACAATCAGATTAACCGGATTGAAGATTTTAAAAAAGAATTTAGGCGCTTGATTCAGGCTGAATTAAAATCATGGAATTATAAAAAATGGCTGCGCGCGTATTTTGCCTATGCGCTATTAAGATTTATTGAAACAAAAAAAAGATTACTGCCAAATTATTCCGGCCGAGATAATGTATTTATTGATCCGCTCGGCGATGTTTACCCGGCTGATGTATCCGGTCATTTAATGGGTAATTTGAAAGATTTCCCTAATTTTAAGGAGCTGTATGATTCAAAGCGAGCTCAGGAAGCAATTGCTTTAGAAAAATTAGATCAAAACTGGATGATTTGCACAGCCAGAAGCGCTATAAAAAGACATCCTGTGGCGATTATAGCCTGGATCTTAAAAAATAAGCTTTGGGGAGCAAAATTATAATATGGCTTTAATTAAAAATAAAATATTTTGGCTAATCATAATTCTGGCAGCTCTTATAACCGCCAGTCTTAGCCTGACCAATGAAGGGTCATGGTATCCTTTAATTTTTTTAATTTTTATTTTGCTGTTTTTAATTTTTTTAAGCCGTCCAGAACTGGGCATTTACCTGATCGCTTTATTATTCCCTTATAATGACTGGCTGTTTATTTATTATGAATATAATATTCCTTATGTTGATTTAATTGCTTTGCTTCTTTTTATAGCCTGGTTGGCTAGAGTAATATATTTATATCTGGAAAAACGTGAAAAATTAAGCCTGAAAAATTTTCCTCTTTTAGGCTTGATGCTTGTTTTTATAATCGCTTCATTTTTATCCTTATTAAATATAGAGGGGCAATGGTTGTTGATGGGCATAAAATACATTTTTAGGCCGATAATTTTCTTTTATCTCATGTTTGTGATTTTGCCGTTTAATATCATTGATAATTATAAAAAGCTGGACAATACCTTTAAAATCATATGTTTTACGGGCATGATCTTAGCTTTTATCGGTATCGTCTCTTTAATTATTCCTCCGTTTGAAAATATTAATAGGGCAATGCCAATTTCTATTTTTGGCATCTGGCCTTTAGGCAGCAATCAAAATGCTTTGGCTGAAATTTTTGTCGTGACCATACCGCTGGCTTTGATTTTATTTTGGAAAGAAAAAGATATTTTTATGAAAGCAGTCTATTTAATCTGCGTATTATTAATGGCAGGCGTGAATATGCTGACTTTGTCCAGAGCAGGTTGGATTGCTTTTGCTATGGAATTATTATTGTTAGTGATTTTAAAATATCGCCATGAAGTCAAAAAATTTTTTACCAACTCTTTGTCTTATATAATTGGCTTACTGCTTGTCCCTGTTATTTATTTAATGTATCAATTGTTTGCTTCAGGTATAGTTTCTGCATCAGATTCAAACCGTTTAAAATTAATTGATATTGCTCTGACCTTATTCAGCAGCCATCCTTTTTTGGGCAATGGGGCGGGAACTTTTACTTTAATTTTAGGGCAAATCAGGTGGTATCTGATTGAATATGGAGGGGTACTTGATGCCCATAGCTATTTATTTAAAACATTGGCTGAAACAGGCGTAGTCGGAACTTTAAGTTTTATCGCGCTTTTAGCTTATGTTTGTTATATTATATTCAGAGGTTATATTAAAGCTAAAGATAGCCAGGCGTCGTTAGTTATTTTGGGCTGTTTTTTGGCAGTAATCGGCGCTTTCATATTCCAATTTTTTGGCACAAGCTACTATTTAGCCAAGATGTGGCTGCCAGTAGGATTGGCGTTGGCAAGTTTACAAATTTTTAATTTATATAAAGTAAAATTATTTACATAATTATATGATTTTAAAAGACATTAAACGAATTTGCGGATTAAACCAATGGTCGGGTCTAAAAAAGATTAAAATTATTTTTATGCCTGGTTTTTGGGCTATTTTAGTTTACCGTTATGGTAATTTTTTTACTCGCTTAAATATTCCGGTCATTAAACAACTTGGTTTGATTGCCTATTTTCCTTTTAAAATTTTAGTGGAAATTTTTTGGGGCGTTTCAATTTCACGGAAAGCAAAAATTGGTCCTGGATTTTTTATAAATCATTTTGGCTGTATTTTTATCCATTTTGACGCGCAACTAGGCCAGGACTGCGTTATTAGCCAGGAAGTGACAATTGGCGTCAAAGGCTGGGATACTCATGCTGGCGCGCCAAAAATCGGAGATAGAGTCAGAATCGGGCCGGGCGCTAAAATTTTAGGTCCCATTACGATCGGAGATAATTCAATCATTGGCGCTAATGCTGTCGTGACTAAAGATGTGGAGGCAAATAGCGTGGTTGGCGGAGTGCCTGCAAAATTTATTAAAACAAATCTAGTCTTAAATCCTTAAATAAATTTATGTCAGAGCAAACAAATAAATTATTTGATAAATATTTGTCCACTAGTTTTTTTGAAACCAATCAACTAGAGGCAAGCTTGGATAATATTAAGCATATTGCCTCAACTTATGATTGGAATTATAAAAAGATAATTCCGGCTGATAAAAATAGCAAAATTTTAGACATTGGCTGCGGCTTAGGTCAATTTTTATATTGGTTAAAAAATAATGGCT
Above is a window of Patescibacteria group bacterium DNA encoding:
- a CDS encoding radical SAM protein, which codes for MANLRLPNDLVLAITYNCNSKCRMCNIWKTEQMPVLDLAEYKKLPQNLKEVNITGGEPFLSPNLIEIIKILVNLNPLVRIIISTNGFATELIKTKMQEILKIKPDIGLGVSVDGIGAAHDQIRGISDGFDKVMATIKALQAMEVKDLRLAFTAGDYNILELNKVYKLAQELGVEFSLAAIHNADNYFNTVDNQINRIEDFKKEFRRLIQAELKSWNYKKWLRAYFAYALLRFIETKKRLLPNYSGRDNVFIDPLGDVYPADVSGHLMGNLKDFPNFKELYDSKRAQEAIALEKLDQNWMICTARSAIKRHPVAIIAWILKNKLWGAKL
- a CDS encoding O-antigen ligase family protein, which encodes MALIKNKIFWLIIILAALITASLSLTNEGSWYPLIFLIFILLFLIFLSRPELGIYLIALLFPYNDWLFIYYEYNIPYVDLIALLLFIAWLARVIYLYLEKREKLSLKNFPLLGLMLVFIIASFLSLLNIEGQWLLMGIKYIFRPIIFFYLMFVILPFNIIDNYKKLDNTFKIICFTGMILAFIGIVSLIIPPFENINRAMPISIFGIWPLGSNQNALAEIFVVTIPLALILFWKEKDIFMKAVYLICVLLMAGVNMLTLSRAGWIAFAMELLLLVILKYRHEVKKFFTNSLSYIIGLLLVPVIYLMYQLFASGIVSASDSNRLKLIDIALTLFSSHPFLGNGAGTFTLILGQIRWYLIEYGGVLDAHSYLFKTLAETGVVGTLSFIALLAYVCYIIFRGYIKAKDSQASLVILGCFLAVIGAFIFQFFGTSYYLAKMWLPVGLALASLQIFNLYKVKLFT
- a CDS encoding DapH/DapD/GlmU-related protein; its protein translation is MPGFWAILVYRYGNFFTRLNIPVIKQLGLIAYFPFKILVEIFWGVSISRKAKIGPGFFINHFGCIFIHFDAQLGQDCVISQEVTIGVKGWDTHAGAPKIGDRVRIGPGAKILGPITIGDNSIIGANAVVTKDVEANSVVGGVPAKFIKTNLVLNP